The following are encoded in a window of Magnolia sinica isolate HGM2019 chromosome 11, MsV1, whole genome shotgun sequence genomic DNA:
- the LOC131219593 gene encoding GDSL esterase/lipase At4g26790-like, translating into MLQCKMAHSSHMMAHMIIPWLLLLQLLILAVEIDGSVNIPSIIIFGDSSVDTGNNNYISTIARSNFEPYGRDFKGGRPTGRFCNGRVATDFISEALGLKPAVPAYLDPTYSIKDLVTGVCFASAGTGYDNATSDVLNVIPLWKQLEYFKAYQMKLRTYLGEKSANRILTEAMYMISLGTNDFLENYYVLNRRSQQFTIDAFEDFLVGIADKFVRDLYNLGARKISIGGIPPMGCMPLERTNNVMAGSTCVEKYNTVARDFNGKMRALAFKLRNELVGIRTVHSDVYDTMLLAIEKPSMFGFENVAVGCCATGMFEMGYLCDRMNPFTCQDASKYVFWDSFHPTEKMNQIIADHVMNTSLAAFV; encoded by the exons ATGTTACAATGCAAAATGGCCCATTCTAGTCATATGATGGCCCACATGATCATCCCATGGCTCCTCTTACTTCAATTGCTAATTCTCGCCGTAGAGATTGATGGATCGGTTAACATTCCGTCGATCATCATCTTCGGCGATTCATCCGTGGATACTGGAAACAACAACTACATTTCGACGATTGCCAGGAGCAATTTCGAGCCATATGGCCGTGATTTCAAAGGTGGACGGCCCACCGGACGGTTCTGTAACGGCCGAGTGGCGACTGACTTCATATCGGAGGCGCTCGGGCTCAAACCAGCCGTACCGGCCTACTTAGATCCAACATATAGTATCAAGGACCTGGTCACCGGAGTTTGCTTTGCATCGGCCGGCACCGGATACGACAATGCCACTTCTGATGTGCTA AATGTGATACCACTATGGAAGCAGTTGGAGTACTTCAAAGCCTACCAAATGAAGCTAAGAACTTATCTTGGGGAGAAATCAGCCAACAGAATTCTCACTGAAGCTATGTACATGATCAGCTTAGGGACCAATGATTTCTTGGAGAATTACTACGTTTTAAACCGTCGATCTCAACAATTCACCATCGACGCCTTTGAGGATTTCCTCGTTGGGATTGCTGATAAATTCGTTAGAGATCTCTACAATCTGGGTGCCCGGAAAATCTCGATCGGCGGCATCCCGCCGATGGGATGCATGCCGTTGGAACGGACGAATAATGTCATGGCCGGTAGCACTTGTGTGGAGAAATACAACACGGTGGCACGTGATTTCAACGGCAAGATGCGTGCATTGGCGTTTAAGTTAAGAAATGAGCTTGTGggaatcagaaccgtccattcaGATGTTTATGATACCATGCTGCTAGCCATTGAAAAGCCTTCCATGTTCG GATTTGAAAACGTGGCAGTCGGATGTTGCGCGACGGGAATGTTCGAGATGGGCTACTTGTGTGATCGAATGAATCCGTTCACCTGCCAAGATGCAAGCAAATACGTATTTTGGGATTCATTCCACCCCACCGAGAAGATGAATCAGATCATAGCTGATCATGTCATGAACACTTCCTTAGCTGCGTTTGTATAA